The proteins below are encoded in one region of Streptomyces cyanogenus:
- a CDS encoding SigE family RNA polymerase sigma factor — translation MTTPPQPLAAVPDFEEYVRTRHDALLRSARRLVRDPLDAQDLLQTALLRTYTRWDRITDKRLADAYLRRVMINTRAEWWWRAQRLQELPSAYLPETSVEDSAERHADRTLLTDLVKSLAPQQRAVVVLRHWEQMSTQETAAALGLSPGTVKSTLHRALGRLREELLLRTGDSATVQRAEHLPPARPRRSRPRPGPRRRPASTAAADNAVAPSATMTHPPTGRRSLPGPREE, via the coding sequence ATGACCACCCCACCCCAACCCCTGGCCGCCGTACCCGACTTCGAGGAGTACGTGCGTACGCGGCACGACGCTCTGCTGCGCAGCGCCCGCCGCCTGGTCAGGGACCCGCTGGACGCCCAGGACCTCCTCCAGACCGCGCTGTTACGCACGTACACCCGGTGGGACCGCATAACGGACAAGCGACTCGCGGACGCCTACCTGCGCCGCGTCATGATCAACACTCGCGCGGAGTGGTGGTGGCGGGCCCAGCGGCTCCAGGAGCTCCCGTCCGCGTACCTGCCGGAGACGAGCGTCGAGGACTCCGCCGAGCGGCATGCCGACCGCACGCTGCTCACGGATCTCGTCAAGTCGCTGGCGCCGCAACAGCGCGCCGTCGTCGTGCTGCGCCACTGGGAGCAGATGTCCACACAGGAGACAGCCGCCGCCCTCGGCCTGTCGCCCGGCACGGTCAAGAGCACACTGCACCGCGCCCTCGGCCGGCTCCGCGAGGAGCTCCTGCTCCGCACCGGCGACTCGGCCACCGTCCAACGGGCAGAACACCTCCCCCCTGCTCGCCCTCGACGCAGTCGGCCCCGGCCGGGGCCCCGGCGTCGGCCTGCGTCAACCGCGGCGGCCGACAACGCCGTTGCCCCCTCGGCGACCATGACCCACCCGCCAACCGGTCGGCGAAGCCTGCCCGGGCCACGCGAGGAGTGA
- a CDS encoding peptidoglycan-binding domain-containing protein produces the protein MPLPPTRVRVLGALALTAGLLATVPATAAHAAAGPRAVRPPAQAAAVHPCTYRSTVGYTCDYYYGTATIGEGSSNADAVREIQDIVNQHTDYPVRLSVDGSFGPATLAAVKWLQSHHHITGGADGIVGSHTWDYLRR, from the coding sequence ATGCCTTTGCCGCCCACCCGCGTCCGAGTCCTCGGCGCCCTCGCTCTGACCGCCGGACTGCTCGCCACCGTCCCCGCAACGGCTGCCCACGCGGCCGCCGGCCCCCGGGCGGTCAGGCCGCCGGCCCAAGCCGCCGCCGTACACCCCTGCACCTACCGCTCCACCGTCGGCTACACCTGCGACTACTACTACGGCACCGCGACCATCGGCGAGGGAAGCTCCAACGCGGACGCCGTCAGGGAGATCCAGGACATCGTCAACCAGCACACGGACTACCCCGTACGGCTGTCCGTAGACGGCAGCTTCGGACCCGCCACCCTGGCGGCGGTCAAGTGGCTTCAGAGCCACCACCACATCACCGGCGGCGCGGACGGCATCGTCGGCAGCCACACCTGGGACTACCTGCGCCGCTGA
- a CDS encoding response regulator transcription factor, translating to MRLLVVEDDRRMAELLRRGLAGEGWAVDVVHDGPSGVERAAENPYDAIVLDLMLPGLNGYGVCGRLREAGIWAPVLMLTAMDGEYDEAEGLDVGADDYVTKPFSFVTLLARLRALMRRGQPQRPAVLRVGDLEVDPAARHCRRGTVPVALTAREFAVLEYLARRGGQTVTKTEILEHVWDDRFDGDVNVVEVYVSALRRKIDTPFGRRSIRTVRGIGYRLDVAPEAAC from the coding sequence ATGCGCTTACTCGTGGTGGAGGACGACCGGCGGATGGCGGAGCTGCTGCGGCGCGGCCTGGCCGGTGAGGGATGGGCGGTCGACGTCGTGCACGACGGGCCGTCAGGGGTCGAACGGGCGGCCGAGAACCCGTACGACGCGATCGTGCTGGACCTGATGCTGCCGGGACTGAACGGATACGGAGTGTGCGGCCGGCTGCGTGAGGCGGGGATCTGGGCGCCGGTGCTGATGCTGACCGCGATGGACGGTGAGTACGACGAGGCGGAGGGGCTGGACGTCGGGGCGGACGACTACGTGACCAAGCCGTTCTCGTTCGTGACGCTCCTGGCCCGGCTGCGGGCGCTGATGCGGCGCGGACAGCCGCAGCGCCCCGCGGTGCTGCGCGTCGGCGACCTCGAAGTGGATCCCGCCGCCCGGCACTGCCGTCGTGGCACGGTGCCGGTGGCTCTCACCGCGCGCGAATTCGCCGTCCTGGAGTACCTGGCACGGCGCGGCGGCCAGACGGTCACGAAGACGGAGATCCTGGAGCATGTCTGGGACGACCGGTTCGACGGGGACGTCAACGTCGTGGAGGTCTACGTCAGCGCCCTGCGCCGCAAGATCGACACTCCCTTCGGACGGCGGTCCATCCGGACGGTCCGGGGCATCGGCTACCGGCTCGACGTCGCCCCGGAGGCGGCATGCTGA
- a CDS encoding sensor histidine kinase, whose protein sequence is MLRSPRARRTERRRRPGSVRVRLTLAATAVAAVLLALAAVASAVAVRSSLHASALQRAGDGGTVAVAEVAPCASDAGTECRSGPRAGDIIRRDTLPLLHGEHLSLWPWADREDATPVELIPADGSDPIAFPDSWTDQERLTTTVWWLAGGVLVLTLLTACGSWLVIGRVLKPVEVIRTQFAALSLSRLDQRIPAPRSGREFSRLVATMNSALDRLEAGAARQRQFTSDVAHELRTPLACLRAELELALAPSGTAHWPDAARDALHDTLHLQDITTNLLLLARLDAQAPHSAILLTERVDLPGLIRDAVARRDVPDRLRLVVSAPDDPAAVTGHRGLLARVLANLLDNAERHAATTITVTLTLDHERRQAVLEVANDGPPIPPEHRETIFERFSRLDDARTRDAGGTGLGLAIARRITTLHHGTLTLSPAQGKEMGARFAVRLPLASEDAQTLVSELLHAWDEPDDIPELLGHNAASEPLEEVVPDLVRALVTAGRDRHLHALLGHVARQAPAWEVTGLADVLRDEGMPTAADELLAARTARRGLARRGRVR, encoded by the coding sequence ATGCTGAGGAGTCCTCGGGCACGGCGTACCGAGCGCCGCCGGCGACCGGGCAGCGTACGGGTGCGGCTGACCCTGGCCGCGACCGCCGTCGCCGCCGTCCTGCTGGCGCTGGCCGCCGTCGCCTCCGCGGTCGCGGTGCGCAGTTCCCTGCACGCCTCGGCGCTCCAGCGGGCCGGCGACGGCGGCACCGTCGCGGTGGCCGAGGTCGCCCCGTGCGCGTCCGACGCCGGCACCGAGTGCAGGTCCGGCCCCCGAGCGGGGGACATCATTCGGCGTGACACACTCCCGCTGCTCCACGGCGAACACCTGTCGCTCTGGCCGTGGGCCGATCGGGAGGACGCGACGCCGGTGGAGTTGATTCCGGCCGACGGCTCCGATCCGATCGCCTTCCCCGATTCATGGACGGACCAGGAGCGGCTGACCACCACGGTGTGGTGGCTGGCCGGTGGCGTGCTGGTGCTCACCCTGCTGACCGCCTGCGGGTCATGGCTGGTCATCGGCCGGGTCCTCAAGCCCGTGGAGGTGATCCGGACGCAGTTCGCGGCGCTGAGTCTGAGCCGCCTGGACCAGCGCATCCCGGCGCCTCGCAGCGGCCGGGAGTTCTCACGGCTGGTGGCGACGATGAACAGCGCCCTGGACCGTCTCGAAGCGGGGGCCGCCCGGCAACGGCAGTTCACCTCCGACGTCGCCCATGAACTGCGTACGCCGCTCGCCTGTCTGCGCGCCGAACTCGAACTCGCGCTGGCCCCCTCCGGGACGGCCCACTGGCCGGACGCCGCCCGCGACGCCCTGCACGACACCCTTCATCTCCAGGACATCACCACGAACCTGCTGCTTCTGGCCCGGCTCGACGCACAGGCTCCGCACTCGGCCATCCTCCTGACCGAGCGAGTCGACCTGCCGGGACTGATCCGTGACGCGGTCGCCCGCCGTGACGTGCCCGACCGCCTCCGTCTCGTCGTCAGCGCACCCGACGATCCCGCAGCCGTGACCGGCCACCGCGGCCTGCTCGCGCGCGTCCTGGCCAACCTGCTCGACAACGCCGAACGCCATGCGGCCACCACGATCACCGTCACGCTCACCCTGGACCACGAACGCCGGCAAGCCGTGCTGGAGGTGGCCAACGACGGCCCGCCCATCCCTCCCGAGCACCGGGAGACGATCTTCGAGCGTTTCAGCCGGCTCGACGACGCCCGCACCCGTGACGCCGGGGGCACCGGCCTCGGCCTGGCCATCGCCCGCCGTATCACCACGCTCCACCACGGCACCCTCACCCTCTCCCCCGCCCAGGGGAAGGAGATGGGCGCCCGGTTCGCCGTACGCCTGCCCCTGGCCTCGGAGGACGCCCAGACGCTGGTCTCCGAACTCCTGCACGCGTGGGACGAGCCCGACGACATCCCGGAGCTGCTCGGCCACAACGCCGCGTCCGAGCCTCTTGAAGAAGTCGTGCCCGATCTCGTACGCGCCCTCGTCACGGCCGGACGCGACCGCCACCTCCACGCTCTGCTCGGGCACGTCGCACGGCAGGCGCCCGCCTGGGAAGTCACCGGCCTCGCCGACGTCCTCCGGGACGAGGGCATGCCCACGGCCGCCGACGAACTGCTCGCCGCGCGCACCGCACGGCGTGGGCTCGCACGGCGGGGCCGGGTGCGTTGA